Part of the Salvelinus sp. IW2-2015 linkage group LG7, ASM291031v2, whole genome shotgun sequence genome, acagtgcatgtcagagcaaaaaccaagccatgaggtcgaaggaattgtctgtagagctccaagacagcattgtgtcgaggcacagatctgggggagcgtaccaaaaaatgtctgcatcattaaaggttcccaagaacacagtggcctccatcattcttaaatggaagaagtttggaaccaccaagactcttcctagagctggcccgcccagccaaactgaagaaatcgggggagaagggccttggtcagagaggtgaccaagaagctgaTGGTCattctaacagagctccagagttcctctgtggagatgggagaaccttccagaaggacaaccatctctgcagcactccaccaatcaggcctttatagtagagtggccagacagaagccaatcctcagtaaaaggcacatgacagcccgcttggagtttgctgaaatgcacctaaagaactctcagaccatgagaaacaagattctctggcctgaatgccaaacgtcacgtctgaaggaaaccttgaaccatccctacggtgaagcatggtggtggcagcatcaaataaaggttaaatttaaaaaacaaaatgctgtgggaatgttttccagcggcagggactgggagactagtcaggatcgagggaaagatgaacggagctaagtacacagagatccttgatgaaaacctgatccagagtgctcaggacctcagactggggtgaaagttcaccttccaacaggacaacaaccctaagcacacaaccaagacaacgcaggagtggcttctggacaggtctctgaatgtcattgagtggcccagccagagctcggacttgaacccgattgaacatctctggaaacacctgaaatagctgtgcagcgacgctccccatccaacctgacagagcttgagaggatctgcagagaagaatgggagaaactccctaaatacaggtgtgccgagcttgtagcgtaatacccaagaagactcgaggctgtaatcgctgccaaaggtgcttcaacaaagtactgagtaaagggtctgaatacttatgtaaatgtgatatttatgtaaacttctgacgtcaactgtatatatatatatatatatatatatatatatatatacacatacatacatacatacagttgaagtcggaagtttacatacacttaggttggagtcattaaaacttgtttttcaaccactccacaaatttcttgttaacaaactatagttatggcaagtcggttaggccatctactttgtgcatgacacaagtaatttttccacttataattcactgtagattatttcacttataattcagtgcatcataattgcagtgggtcagacgtttacatacactaagttgactgtgcctttaaacaagcgtggaaaattccagaaaattatgtcatggctttagaagcttctgataggctaattgacatcatttgagtcaattggaggtgtacccgtggatgtatttcaaggcctaccttcaaactcaMtgcctctttgcttgacatcatgggaaaatcaaaagaaatcagccaagacctcagaaaaatattgtagacctccacaagtctggttcatccttgggagaaatttccaaacgcctgaaggtaccacattcatctatacaaacaatagtacacaagtattaacaccatgggaccacgcagctgtcataccgctcaggaaggagatgcgttctgtctcctagagatgaacgtactttggtgtgaaaagtgcaactcaatcccagaacaacagcaaaggaccttgtgaagatgctggaggaaaccggtacaaaagtatctgtatccacagtaaaacaagtcctatatcgacataacctgaaaggtcgctcagcaaggaagaagccagtgctcagaaaccgccataaaaaagccagactacggtttgcaactgcacacagggacaaagatcatactttttggagaaatgtccactggtctgatgaaacaaaaatagaactgtttggccataatgaccattgttatgtttggaggaaaaagggggaggcttgcaagccgaagaacaccatcccaaccgtgaagcgcagggggtggcagcatgatattgtgggggtgctttgctgcaggagggactggtgcacttcacaaaatatatggcatcatgaggcaggaaaattctgtggatatattgaagcaacatctcaagacatcaatcaggaaattaaagcttggttgcaaatgggtcttccaaatggacaatgaccccaagcatacttccaaagttgtggaaaaatggcttaaggacaacaaagtcaaggtattggagtggccatcacaaagccctgacctcaatactatagaaaatttgtgggcagaactgaaaaagcgtgtgcgagcaaggaggactacaaacccaactcagttacaccagctctgtcaggaggaatgggccaaaattcacccaacttattgtgtgaagcttgtggaacgctacccgaaacgttttaccctagttaaacaatttaaaggcgatgctaccaaatactaattgagtgtttgtaaacttctgacccactgggaatgtaatgaaataaataaaagctgaaataaatcattctctctactattattctgacattttacattcttaaaataaagtggtgatcctaactgacctaagacagggcatttttactaggattaaatgtaaggaattgtgaaaaactgagtttaaatgtatttggctaaggtgtattgaaacttctgacttcaactgtaaaaacatacagtaccagtcaaaattttggacaaacccactcattcaagggcttttctttatttttgctattttctacattgttgattaatagtgaagacatcaaaactattaaatgacacatatggaatcatttagtaaccaaaaaagtgttttattttattttatatttagattctttaaagtagccaccctttgccttgatgacagctttgcacactcttggcattctctcgaccagcttcatgaggaatgcttttccaacagtcttgaaggagttcccacatatgctgagcacttgttggctgcttttcgatcactctgcggtccaaaccatttcaattgggttgaggtcgggtgattgtgaaggccaggtcatctgatgtagcactccatcactctccatctttgtcaaatagcccttacacagcctggaggtgtgttttgggtcattgtcctgttgaaaaacaaacgattgtcccactaagcgcaaaccaggtgggatggcgtatcgctgcagaatgctgtggtagccatgctggttaagtgtgcattgagttctaaataaatcacagacagtgtcaccagcaaagcacccccacaccatcacacctcctcctccatgcttcatggtgggaaccacacatgtggtgaacatccgttcacctactctgcatctcacaaagacacggcggttggaaccaaaaatctaaaatttggacttatcagacaaattgacagatttccaccagtctaatatccattgctcatgtttcttggcccaagcacgtcttttcttcttattggtgtcctttagtagtgttttctttgcagcaattcgaccatgaaggcctgattcacgcagtctcctctgaacagtagatgttgagatgtgtctgttacttgaactctgtgaagcatttatttgggttgcaatttctgaggctggtaactctaatgaacttatcccctgcagcagaggtaactctgggtcttcctttcctgtggcggtcctcatgagagccagtttcatcatagcgcctgatggtttttgcgactgcactttaagaaactttcaaagttttagaaatgttccgttttgactgacattcatgtcttgaagtaatgatggtctgtcgtttctctttgcttatttgtgctgttcttgacataatacggacttggtcttttaccaaataggcctgtataccacccctaccttgtcacaaaacaactgattggctcaaacgcactaagaaggaaagaaattccaaaaatgaacttttaacaaggcacacctgttaattgaaatgcattccaggtgactacctcatgaagctggttgtgagaatgccaagagtgagcaaagctgtcatcaaggcagagggtgaattcattgaaaaatctcaaatataaaatatactttgattttctaaacactttttttggttactacatggttcgatatgtgttatttcatagttctgatatcttaactattattctacaatgtagaaaatagtaaaaaataaagaaaaacccttgaatgagtaggtgtgtacaaacttttgactggtactgtattcatcacaaaaaaatatatttttagttgaTGCTGCCTAATTATTTGCCTTATTTTACTCTATTTGTTTTTCTGGAGTAGTTCTTATCAAAAACCCTTTTCCTATTTCAGTGCAGGCGACGCAAGCCTATGTTTATGCCGGCCTGACAACATTTGACATGGCAGATCTCTATGGACCAGCAGAGGAGATTTTTGGACACTTCAACAGCCAGGTATGAGTTAGAATCATTGTTATTGTAAGCCGACACCACATAAACTCCAGGTTATGAACCTATTGGATTGAAAGTGAAtgtgaagtaaaaaaaacaaaacatcttATGAACATTGATCATAGATCTGTGTGCAAGGGGAGCAGCACCCCTGAATGGGCACAGGAGGGAGCTAATGTAGCACAGTTGGTATTGAGTGGTGGGGCCGCTCAGTCTCGCTCTCAAGTCAGTGGAGAGATGGCGTATGGAAAATCTGTAAATTCTCTCTCACTCATAGACACACATGAATAAGCCCACACACATGAATAAGCCCTTACACACGGAGCCGTAGTCATACACACATGGACCGATACACAACTACCATTGGTTTCAATACTATATTTTCTTTTGCATTGCCCAGGCAGGCTGCATCTTGCACAGTTTTGACAGCCTAATGGCATAGACAGACCCCTGAGTCAATCATCTAGAATAATGTCCCCTGAGGACGCTTCCCAACAAAACCTCTCTCTGAGGAATCACCTTCATTATCACGCTGTATAACTGGACAGATGGTTCCTAACGTCTGACTGAAAAGTGTCTGAGATCTTTGAGGGGATTATGTGGATTGAGGATGTTATTCTACATAGCGTTGTACACCCAGACAACAAGTAAATGTAGTGAATACTGGAGGGTATGAATTTAGTGAATACATTTCAAAGTGTCTAGTCACAGATGGCACAGATTCTAATTGTAGCATTCTGTTTTCTAGGTGAAATCGAACCCCAGTGGTGTAACCCTTCATGGTTTGACTAAATGGGTGCCTCGATCTGGACCAATGGACCGCAAGGTGAGTCTTAAATAGACACTAGTGTGGGCAAAATCATGCTACAAGTTCCCCACCATCCAGTAAAATCTGAACGCTACATACTCATAGGTGCCTGAGTAATGGAGCAAATGGAGCAGCTGCATCCCCACTTTCAAAATAGGGGTGCAAACTAATGTTTTTGCACCCCCACTTTTTTACCAGTAAAGTATCATGATCCATTGGGTAATTTGTCATTTTGAAGGATTAGTAATAATTTGAGCTAGTCCGTATTAAAATTGATATGGccattttatatattatatactgagcaaaaatataaacgcaacatgtaaagtgttggtcccatttttcatgtgctgaaatgaaagatctcagaaatgttccatatggacaaaaagcttatttctctcaaatgttgtgcatccctgtgagtgagcatttctcctttgcctagaTAATCTATCctcttgacaggtgtggcatatcaagaagctgattaaacagcatgatcattacacaggtgcacattgtgctggggacaataaaaggccactcaaaaatgtgcagttttgtcacacaacacaatgccacagatgtctcaagttttgagagagcatgcaattggcatgttgactgcaggaatgtccaacagagctgttgccagagaatctaatgttcatttctctaccataaactgcctccagcgtctttttagagaatttgtcagtacgtccaaccaaccTCACACCCGCAGACCCCATGTAACCACgtcagctcaggacctccacatccagcttgttcacctgcaggatcatttGATCATTCAAGAATGATCCTCCATCCATCGCACCATCTGGGGTAGGCGTGCCTTCGTTAggtctgtgaggggagaagcTATTGCGGCAAAGTTGGGTACAAATCGACTGTAGAAGACTGCTAACCCCAGGAACTACTTTACCTGCCTCTTGGTTCGGAGGACCGGCCATTCCCTAATGGCTGCGATTTTTCTTGGGGCTTCACATTTCCCCACCTGATTTGATAGCCCAGGTACTCCACCTCGGCGTAGCCCAGCTTGCAATTGTAGGGGTTCGCGGTCAGCCCTGCTTCCCTTAGCGCATCCATCACTGCCTGTAACCCACAGAGATGGGACTCCCAACTGTCACTGTGCACGATTATGTCATCCAAATAAGCAGCAGTGTACTCACAGTGCGGGCGCAGGACGCGGTCCATGAGTCGCTGAAAGGTCGCTGGGGCCCCTTGGAGCCCGAAAGGAAGAACCTGGTAGTGGTATAGCCCCCCCGGGGTGGAGAAGGCCGTCTTCTCCCGGGAGGCCGCTGCCAGGTCCAGGGTAACACTTCGTCGGGTACAGGGTCCTGTCGTATCTTGCCTTCCCCAAGCGGTCGATCAGTTCATCCACCCGGGGCATGGGGTAGGCGTTGAATTTACTGACCTCATTCAGGTCCCAGAAGTCATTGCAGAAGTGGACGGTTCCGTCCCGTTTCGGTACCAGCACTATAGGGCTAGACCACTCATTGTGGGACTCCTCCAGTGCCTCCATCTCTAGCATTGTCGTCACTTCCCGCTGTACCGCAGCCCCCCGGGCTTCTGGTATCTGGTAGGGCCGTTTATACACTTTTTCTCCTGGACGTGTGTTGATATGAAGTTCCACGAGATCCGTATTCTGCTGGACCAACTCTCTGAGCGCTTGTCATTGGGTCCGGCTGAGGTCTTCCCCCATGGCAACTTCGACAGAGGGTGGGGTCTGCTGTCGCCGGGTCCACGTTATGCACAGCGCCTCTTGTCCATGCCACCTCTTCAGTAAGTTCACATGGTAAAGTTGGAGGGGTTTCTCCACCCCGACTGGCGGACCTTATGATTGACGTCGCCTACCAGCTCAACGATGTCGTAGGGCCCATGCCATGTAGCCAGGAATCTGTTCTCCATTGTGGGGATCAGCACCAAGACCTTCTCACCCGGGTGGAACTCTCGTGGTTGGGCCCCCCAGTTGTATACACGCTCCTGGGTGCGTTGCGCCTGGGCCATGTGCTTCCTCACCACTGGCCAAATCGCCatcatcctctccctcatctcttccaCGTGTTCCACCACACTGCGCAGGCGGGTCGGTTGCTTCTCCCAGACCTCCTTGGCTACATTTGAAGTctgaactttacatacactttagccaaatacatttaaactcagtttttcacaattcctgacatttaatcctagtaaaaattccctgtcttaggtcagttaggatcaccactttattttaataatatgaaatgtcagaataatagtagagagaatgatttatttcagcttttatttctttcatcacattcccagtgggtcagaagtttacatacactcaattagtatttggtagcattgcctttaaattgtttaacttgggtcaaacgtttcaggtagccttccacacgcttcccacaataagttgggtgaattttggcccattcctcctgacagagctggtgtaactgagtcaggtttgtaggcctccttgctcgcacacgcttttttcgttctgcccacaaatcttctataggattgaggtcagggctttgtgatggccactccaataccttgactttgttgtctttaagccattttgccacaactttggaagtatgcttggggttattgtccatttggaagacccatttgcgaccaaactttaacttcctgactgatgtcttgaaaaatgttgcttcaatatatccacaacattttcctgcctcatgattccatctatttagtgaagtgcaccagtccctcctgcagcaaagcacccccacaacatgatgctgccacctccgtgcttcacggttgggaggtgttcttcggcttgcaagcctccctttttcctccaaacataacgatggtctttatggccaaaacagttctatttttgtttcatcagaccagaggacttttctccaatgtacgatctttgtccccatgtggagttgcaaaccacagtctgtctttttatggcggttttggagcagtggcatcttccttgctgagcgacctttcaggttatgtcgatataggacttgttttactgtggatatagatactttgtacctgttttcctccagcatcttcacaaggtcctttgctgttgttctgggattgatttgcacttttcgaaccaaagtacgttcatctctaggagacagaatgcgtctccttcctgagcggtatgacggctgcttggtcccatggtgtttatacttgcgtattattgtttgtacagatgaatgtggtacttccagtcgtttggaaattgctcccaaggatgaaccagacctgtggaggttctaccatttttttttctgaggtcttggctgatttcttttgattttcccatgatgtcaagcaaagaggcactgagtttgaaggtaggccttgaaatacatcccacaggtacacctccaattgactcaaatgatgtcaattagcctatcagaacttctagaccatgacataattttctggaattttccaagctgtttaaaggcacagtcaacttagtgtatgtacatttctgaccgactggaattgtgatacagtgaattataagtgaaataatttgtctgtaaacaattgttggaaaaattacttgtgtcatgcacaaagtagatgtcctaaccgacttgccaaaactatagtttgttaacaagaaatttgtggagtggttgaaaaatgaattttattgactccaacttaagtgtatgtaaacttacttcaactgcatatattttgatttgtttaacactttgttggttactacatgattccatatgcgttatttcatagttttgatgtcttcactattcttctacaatgttgaaaatagtaaaaaataaagaaaaacccttgaatttgtaggtgtgtccaaacttttaactggtactgtatatatatttttctattctaaattattttatgtattttttctcCCCCACTTTCATACAAAGTCAGGCGcccatgtacatactgtattatcaCACCCACcaattaaaaaaatgtgtctCAGGACAACTCTCAGCTCTGTGAGAAACACCCAATACAACTGggaactacatttaaaaaaatgtattggtgacatgcacatatttagcagatgttatagcgaaatgcttgtgttcctactgtagctccaacagtgcagtagtatctaacaattcacaacaatacacacatctaaaagttaaagaatggaatttagaaatatgtaaatatttggacgagcaatacagtagaatacagtatttacatatgaaatgagtaaagcagtattaaacattattaaagtaactagtgttccattattaaagtgaccattgaTTCGACCAGTGAACGAGATCCGACTGGGaaaaactctggcatctttctagagctccgactttccgacctaaagttcactgacgtcatgatttgacctcgttttttcagttcccagttgtcatgaaagcaccatgaccatcagatttgcaaattatttcaatttatgctcagATGTGCCTCGCAAGTGCTACAACAACTGATCtcttttgttatcaaagctcgagtctgagaataacaatattggcaggccttgcatatagccaatatgctgtgataatgtattaggcctactaactgcacaaacctcattcctacataactgtttttattaggttattaatgtttgtttttttaagtcaagttgctaaaaaaaatctgagcggtagacgTCTGCTTGCTTTTTGACAGCGAAAGTGATATTGACTCCGAAaaagttggtgaccactggtctacATCGACGTCCAGTAATGTTTTCTTCCAGGTGCAGTACTCCCTGATCGACCAGCGGCCCGCTGCTAAGATGGAGGCTGTCAGCCTGTCTCACGGCATCCAGCTACTGACCTACGGAACTCTGGGTGAggacaggtcagaggtcatggggGATTAGGTCATCACAGCCACTCCTACTGGAGCTACTTGGTTGCTCTAGATCATCAGGGTTGAGCCACTGCACTGAGAGAGTCAGTGGTGAAGGGTTGGGTTAGGTCCCAGTTAGCCTGGTCCAGGTCTGTATGGGGTTTAGCCAACCCTTCTGATCTATAGACCAGGCTAGGTCACAGTTACTGTTGCAACCTCATTGACCGGTTACTGTCAGTTTCTTAGTGTTAGCGATTTGAGAAATACTTTCCATATTGACTCTCTTGCCATATGGGGTGTAGTGATATAAAATGGTGGAGTTCTAAGATGGAGACCAGAGTTCTAAGAGGGAGACTCTGCCCCCCCGTTCACCCTATTCTATGTATTTCCCGCTGTTCCTCTTTCCTGATCTTTACAATTTTTCTCTTTCTGTATCcagcccctccccctccatctttttaaacctccatctctctgtcccccctcta contains:
- the LOC139028063 gene encoding LOW QUALITY PROTEIN: uncharacterized protein (The sequence of the model RefSeq protein was modified relative to this genomic sequence to represent the inferred CDS: inserted 2 bases in 1 codon; substituted 1 base at 1 genomic stop codon) — translated: MKFHEIRILLDQLSERLSLGPAEVFPHGNFDRGWGLLSPGPRYAQRLLSMPPLHTKTFSPGWNSRGWAPQLYTRSWVRCAWAMCFLTTGQIAIILSLISSTCSTTLRSESDIDSEKVGDHWSTSTSSNVFFQVQYSLIDQRPAAKMEAVSLSHGIQLLTYGTLAGGLLSERYLGKAEPTSRAELNTASLSKYKNVIDSCGGWGLFQELLVALETVARGHGCSIANVATHYVLDRPAVGGVIVGCRLGVAGAEHIEDSXCSTXLELTAQDLRTIDDVVQHSRDLMSLIGDEYRNQRRMERMDQISPIYTQYPIMTN